A region from the uncultured Bacteroides sp. genome encodes:
- a CDS encoding beta-L-arabinofuranosidase domain-containing protein, with protein MCKMKSLKWNLTKFLTAFGFLVISSIPNKLSAKTGIVSRPDNGQTNMNYMGNRQPLKPMNFIKLPIGSIQPEGWLKKYLELQRDGLTGHLNEISAWLGKKDNAWLTSGGDHGWEEVPYWLKGYGDLAYILNDKSMIDEAKIWIEGALKSQRPDGFFGPMNQKDGKPELWAQMIMLWCLQSYYEYSNDQRVINLMTNYFKWQLAIPDEKFLKDYWENSRGGDNLLSVYWLYNKTGDKFLLELAKKIHRNTADWTRPSSLPNWHNVNIAQGFREPATYYMLSGDSAMLNASYNAFNLIRRTFGQVPGGMFGADENARMGYIDPRQGVETCGMVEQMASDEILLCMTGDPFWAENCEDVAFNTYPAAVMPDFKALRYITCPNQVVSDAKNHHPGIDNSGPFLAMNPFSSRCCQHNHAQGWPYYAEHLLLATPDNGVATALYVACKATVKVGNGNEVIIHEQTNYPFEERVRFTVNTKKNVDFPFYLRIPSWTKGATISVNGKAINANLQGGKYVCINRKWTNNDRIEIRFPMELSMRTWQVNKNSISVNYGPLTMSLKIDEDYVKKDSRATAIGDSQWQKGADTEKWPTYEIYAKSPWNYALVIGKKEPLKNFKVVRKEWPADNFPFTTESVPLEVKAIGRKVPSWTLDQYGLCSELPEMNAPKGEKEEITLIPMGAARLRISAFPNTAE; from the coding sequence TCAGCAAAAACAGGCATTGTCAGCCGACCCGATAACGGACAAACCAACATGAACTACATGGGTAACCGTCAGCCTTTGAAGCCTATGAACTTCATAAAACTACCGATAGGAAGTATCCAACCCGAAGGATGGCTAAAAAAATATCTGGAACTCCAAAGAGACGGATTGACAGGACACTTGAATGAAATCAGTGCCTGGTTAGGCAAAAAAGATAATGCATGGCTCACCAGTGGAGGAGATCACGGCTGGGAGGAAGTGCCTTACTGGCTGAAAGGATACGGTGATTTAGCTTATATCTTGAATGATAAAAGTATGATTGACGAAGCAAAAATATGGATTGAAGGTGCATTGAAGAGCCAGCGTCCGGACGGTTTCTTCGGACCTATGAACCAGAAAGACGGAAAGCCTGAATTATGGGCGCAAATGATTATGCTTTGGTGCCTTCAATCTTATTATGAATATTCAAACGATCAACGGGTAATTAACCTGATGACTAATTACTTCAAATGGCAACTGGCTATCCCCGATGAAAAATTCCTGAAAGATTATTGGGAAAACAGCCGTGGAGGAGACAACCTACTTAGTGTATACTGGCTTTATAATAAAACGGGAGATAAGTTCTTATTGGAATTAGCTAAAAAGATTCACCGGAACACAGCCGACTGGACTCGCCCTTCATCATTGCCGAACTGGCACAATGTAAATATAGCGCAAGGTTTCCGTGAACCGGCTACCTATTATATGCTATCCGGAGATTCTGCAATGCTGAATGCTTCTTATAATGCTTTCAATTTGATTCGCCGTACATTCGGGCAAGTACCGGGTGGGATGTTCGGAGCAGACGAAAATGCCCGCATGGGATATATTGACCCGCGGCAAGGAGTAGAGACCTGCGGAATGGTAGAACAAATGGCCTCGGATGAGATTCTGCTCTGTATGACAGGCGATCCGTTTTGGGCAGAGAATTGTGAAGATGTAGCTTTTAATACTTATCCGGCTGCCGTAATGCCTGATTTTAAAGCATTACGCTATATTACCTGCCCCAACCAAGTTGTCAGTGATGCAAAGAATCACCATCCGGGCATTGATAACAGCGGCCCGTTTTTGGCCATGAATCCTTTCAGTAGCCGTTGTTGCCAACACAACCATGCACAAGGATGGCCTTACTATGCAGAACATCTCCTGCTTGCTACTCCTGACAATGGTGTAGCAACTGCTTTATATGTAGCCTGTAAAGCCACTGTCAAAGTAGGCAACGGGAATGAAGTGATTATCCATGAACAGACGAACTACCCTTTTGAAGAGAGAGTACGCTTTACGGTCAATACTAAGAAAAATGTTGATTTCCCTTTTTACCTGAGAATACCTTCGTGGACAAAAGGGGCAACAATCTCCGTAAATGGTAAAGCTATCAATGCTAACTTACAAGGCGGCAAATACGTTTGCATTAATCGCAAATGGACAAACAATGACAGAATAGAAATTAGATTTCCGATGGAACTCTCCATGCGTACCTGGCAAGTAAACAAAAATAGTATCAGCGTAAACTATGGCCCTTTAACAATGTCACTTAAGATCGATGAAGATTATGTGAAGAAAGATAGTCGCGCCACTGCCATAGGAGATTCTCAATGGCAGAAAGGGGCCGATACAGAGAAATGGCCGACTTATGAAATTTATGCTAAGAGCCCATGGAACTATGCCTTAGTAATCGGCAAGAAAGAGCCTCTTAAAAACTTTAAAGTTGTACGTAAAGAGTGGCCGGCAGACAACTTTCCATTCACTACCGAAAGTGTGCCCCTAGAAGTAAAAGCTATCGGCAGAAAAGTTCCCTCATGGACGCTTGATCAATATGGACTTTGCAGTGAACTCCCCGAAATGAATGCGCCAAAAGGAGAAAAAGAGGAAATAACTCTAATTCCCATGGGCGCAGCACGTTTGAGAATTTCAGCTTTTCCAAATACAGCAGAATAA
- a CDS encoding sugar-binding domain-containing protein produces MRTFLIATMLLALNKLACFSADAPRQEYPRPQFERTDWINLNGAWTFDFDFGNSGKDRHMQSADKFDKTILVPFCPESKLSGVGYTDFINQMWYQRNISIPSDWNGKKILLNFGAVDYCTEVFIDGKFVQRHFGGSSSFSVDLTRYVHPGKTHNLVVFVKDDVRSGLQTGGKQCGNYYSGGCSYTRTTGIWQTVWMEAVAENGLKSVFVRPDIDQKQLIIEPQFYKESGNTLEVILKDGGKTIARKAVNCTNNSVIVLPIKNIKLWSPESPFLYDLIYLVKDDKGKVIDEVKSYAGMRKIHIENGRFYLNNKPYYQRLVLDQGFYPEGIWTAPSDNDLKNDILLGKEAGFNGARLHQKVFEERYYYWADKLGYITWGESASWMLDVNNELAVRNFLSEWYDVVIRDRNHPSLVTWTPFNETWGGGPDAYVRMIHDVYNITKAIDPTRPINDASGDNHVVTDIWSVHNYEQDKDKLIEQLKITKGKEPYRNAHGKDYLAVYEGQPYMVDEFGGIPWMEEKDRKNSWGYGGMPENEEAFYARLEAQIDGLLASKNVCGFCYTQLTDVEQEKNGIYYYDRKPKLDMKRIKAIFEKK; encoded by the coding sequence ATGAGAACCTTCTTAATAGCAACAATGCTTTTAGCATTGAATAAGCTAGCTTGCTTCAGCGCAGATGCTCCTCGTCAGGAATACCCTCGTCCACAGTTTGAACGTACAGATTGGATCAATCTGAACGGAGCTTGGACCTTCGACTTTGATTTTGGCAATTCAGGGAAAGACCGCCACATGCAATCAGCAGATAAATTCGATAAAACTATTCTTGTTCCATTCTGTCCGGAAAGCAAATTATCAGGGGTTGGCTATACCGATTTCATCAATCAAATGTGGTATCAAAGGAATATTTCTATTCCTTCTGACTGGAATGGGAAGAAGATATTACTGAATTTCGGTGCAGTGGATTATTGCACAGAAGTCTTTATTGACGGTAAATTCGTGCAACGTCATTTTGGTGGTTCCTCCTCCTTTTCGGTTGATCTTACACGGTATGTCCATCCCGGAAAGACTCACAACCTGGTCGTTTTCGTGAAGGACGATGTCCGCTCCGGATTACAAACGGGTGGGAAGCAATGCGGGAACTACTATTCGGGAGGATGTTCTTATACCCGCACCACAGGCATTTGGCAAACCGTATGGATGGAAGCCGTGGCTGAAAATGGCCTAAAATCAGTATTTGTACGTCCGGACATCGATCAAAAACAACTTATTATCGAGCCTCAATTTTATAAAGAATCGGGCAATACGCTGGAGGTAATCCTTAAAGACGGAGGCAAAACAATTGCACGAAAAGCGGTAAATTGTACGAATAACTCTGTGATAGTACTACCAATAAAGAATATAAAACTATGGTCTCCCGAATCTCCATTTCTTTACGACTTAATTTATTTGGTAAAAGATGACAAGGGTAAAGTTATAGACGAAGTAAAATCATATGCCGGCATGCGGAAAATACATATCGAGAATGGTCGCTTTTATTTGAACAATAAACCTTACTACCAACGTTTGGTACTCGATCAGGGATTCTATCCGGAAGGAATATGGACAGCACCAAGCGACAATGATCTTAAAAATGATATTTTATTAGGCAAAGAAGCCGGGTTTAATGGAGCTCGTCTTCACCAGAAGGTATTTGAAGAAAGATATTATTACTGGGCAGACAAACTAGGATATATCACTTGGGGAGAATCGGCTAGTTGGATGCTGGATGTAAACAATGAACTGGCTGTTCGCAATTTCCTGAGCGAATGGTATGACGTAGTAATTCGCGACCGTAATCATCCTTCATTGGTAACATGGACACCCTTTAATGAAACCTGGGGTGGTGGCCCTGACGCTTATGTTCGTATGATACACGACGTATACAATATTACCAAAGCCATTGACCCTACACGCCCCATCAATGATGCCAGTGGCGACAATCATGTTGTAACGGATATCTGGAGTGTTCATAACTACGAACAGGACAAAGATAAACTCATCGAACAACTAAAGATAACAAAAGGCAAAGAACCATACAGAAATGCGCATGGCAAAGATTACCTAGCCGTTTATGAAGGGCAGCCTTATATGGTTGATGAATTCGGAGGCATACCATGGATGGAAGAAAAAGATCGCAAAAATTCATGGGGTTACGGTGGCATGCCCGAGAACGAAGAAGCGTTTTATGCTCGTCTCGAAGCCCAAATTGATGGTCTATTGGCTTCAAAGAATGTATGTGGTTTCTGTTATACACAATTAACGGACGTAGAACAAGAAAAGAATGGCATCTATTATTACGACCGCAAACCAAAGCTTGACATGAAAAGGATCAAAGCTATTTTTGAAAAGAAATAA